A stretch of the Takifugu flavidus isolate HTHZ2018 chromosome 1, ASM371156v2, whole genome shotgun sequence genome encodes the following:
- the usp9 gene encoding probable ubiquitin carboxyl-terminal hydrolase FAF-X isoform X1 — protein sequence MTATTRGSPVGGNESQGQAPDAQSQPPLPQNQTSSPNSSNENSPVSPTDEQGQGDGTHRLEKEEPAFPHADLAKLDDMINRPRWVVPVLPKGELEVLLEAAIDLSKKGLDVKCEACQRFFRDGLTISFTKILTDEAVSGWKFEIHRCIINNTHRLVELCVAKLSQDWFPLLELLAMATNPHCKFHIYNGTRPSESVPAGAQLADDELFARPPDPRSPKGWLVDLINKFGTLNGFQILHDRFMSGQALNVQIIAALIKPFGQCYEFLTLHTVKKYFLPVIEMVPQFLENLTDEELKKEAKNEAKNDALSMIIKSLKNLASRVPGQEETVKNLEIFRLKMILRLLQISSFNGKMNALNEVNKVISSVSYYTHRHNPEEEEWLTAERMAEWIQQNHILSIVLRDSLHQPQYVEKLEKILRFVIKEKALTMQDLDNIWAAQAGKHEAIVKNVHDLLAKLAWDFSPEQLDHLFDCFKASWTNASKKQREKLLELIRRLAEDDKDGVMAHKVLNLLWNLAHSDDVPVDIMDQALSAHIKILDYSCSQDRDTQKIQWIDRFIEELRTNDKWVIPALKQIREICSLFGEAPQNLSQTQRSPHVFYRHDLINQLQHNHALVTLVAENLSAYMETMRQLSKEEQAEFDPQTVRPGSRYSHVQEVQERLNFLRFLLKDGQLWLCAPQAKQIWKCLAENAVFLCDREACFKWYSKLMGDEPDLDPDINKDFFENNVLQLDPSLLTENGMKCFERFFKAVNCREGKLVAKRRAYMMDDLELIGLDYLWRVVIQGSDDIASRAIDLLKEIYTNLGPKLQVNQVEIHEDFIQSCFDRLKASYDTLCVLDGDKDSINCARQEAIRMVRVLTVLKEYINECDSDYHEERTILPMSRAFRGKHITLIIRFPNQGRQVDDLDIWSHTNDTIGSVRRNILNRIKANAAHTKIELFIGGEVVDPADDRKLIGQLNLKDKTLITAKLTQVSTNMPSSPDSSSDSSTGSPGNHGNHYSDGPNPEVESCLPGVIMSLHLRYISFLWQVADLGCNLNMPLLRDGARVLMKLMPPDNTTVENLRAICLDHAKLGENSLSPSLDSRFFGPSPSQVLYLIEVVYALLMPASATLGEDASDFQYNFLKSGGLPLVLSMLTRNNFLPSADMETRRGAYLNALKIAKLLLTAVGFGHVKAVAEACQPSADGNIPVSPVRQLINQATHDQALVLQNALQNIPNPASECMLRNVAIRLAQQISDESFFQASKYIPDICVIRAVQKIVWASGCGTIQLVFSSNEEISKIYEKTNAAKEPDGEDEQVCCEALEVMTLCFALTPTTLDTLSKEKAWQTFIIDLLLHCHSKSVRQMAQEQFFLMATRCCMGHRPLLFFITLLFTVLGSTAKERAKHAGDYFTLLRHLLNYAYNSNINLPNAEVLLNNEIDWLKRIRDEVKRTGETGVEETILEGHLGVTKELLAFQTQEKKYYIGCEKGGANLIKELIDDFIFPASNVYLQYMKSGEFPTEQAIPVCSTPASINAGFELLVALAVGCVRNLKQIVDTLTDMYYLGCETLTEWEYLPPVGPRPNKGFVGLKNAGATCYMNSVIQQLYMIPPIRNGILAIEGTGTDVDDDMSGDEKQENESNVDPRDEVFSYHHQFDDKPSSKSEDRKEYNIGVLRHLQVIFGHLAASRLQYYVPRGFWKQFRLWGEPVNLREQHDALEFFNSLVDSLDEALKALGHPAMLSKVLGGSFADQKICQGCPHRYECEESFTTLNVDIRNHQNLLDSMEQYVKGDLLEGANAYHCEKCNKKVDTVKRLLIKKLPPVLAIQLKRFDYDWERECAIKFNDYFEFPRELDMEPYTVAGVAKLEGDDVNPENQVIQQNEPSEPTPSGSSKYRLVGVLVHSGQASGGHYYSYIIQRNGGDGEKNRWYKFDDGDVTECKMDDEEEMKNQCFGGEYMGEVFDHMMKRMSYRRQKRWWNAYILFYERMDSLDKDNEIVKYISDLTISATKPHQVKMPGVIECSVRKQNVQFMHNRMQYSLEYFQFIKKLLTCNSVYLNPPPGQDHLLPEAEEIAMISAQLAARFLFSTGFHTKKVVRGPASDWYDALCILLRHSKNVRFWFAHNVLFAYPNRFSEYLLECPSAEVRGAFAKLIVFIAHFSLPDGSCPSPTASPGPSAQGCDNLSLSDHLLRAVLNLLRREVSEHGRHLQQYFNLFVMYANLGKELALGHSAATTTCSSVNCLAEKTQLLKLNVPATFMLVALDEGPGPPIKYQYAELGKLYTVVSQLVRCCDVSSRMQSSINGNPPLPNPYGDTNLTAPVMPVQPLVAEILFVRTSYVKKIIEDCSNSEETVKLLRFSCWENPQFSSTVLSELLWQVVRVQVAYSYTYELRPYLDLLLQILLIEDSWQTHRIHNVLKGIPDDRDGLFDTIQRSKNHYQKRAYQCIKCMVALFSNCSVAYQILQSNGDLKRKWTWAVEWLGDELERRPYTGNPQYTYNNWSPPVQSNETSNGYFLERSHSARMTLAKACELCPEEEPDEQEAPDDQDTSPPEDTSLYPHSPGTTQFQQNNHPHGQPYTGPAAQHMNNPQRPGPASAPTPGPNQNPTPNPNPNPNPTLTPASTTPAPGPRAQENWESTEEVAPAPTTIPAPAPPKE from the exons ATGACGGCCACCACGCGTGGCTCTCCGGTGGGGGGCAATGAGAGCCAGGGCCAGGCACCCGATGCTCAGAGCCAGCCACCGTTGCCACAGAACCAG ACATCATCTCCTAACTCGTCAAATGAGAACTCTCCAGTGAGCCCAACAGATGAGCAAGGCCAAGGAGACGGGACACATCGGCTAGAGAAGGAGGAACCGGCCTTCCCACACGCCGACCTGGCCAAGCTGGACGACATGATCAACAG GCCTCGTTGGGTTGTGCCAGTTTTGCCAAAAGGAGAACTAGAAGTTCTTTTGGAAGCTGCAATCGACCTGAGTAAAAAAG gACTGGATGTGAAATGTGAGGCATGTCAGAGGTTTTTCCGAGATGGTCTAACAATCTCCTTTACCAAGATCCTGACAGATGAGGCCGTCAGTGGCTGGAAGTTTGAGATCCAC AGGTGCATCATCAATAACACCCACCGTTTAGTGGAGTTATGTGTGGCCAAGCTCTCTCAGGACTGGTTTCCACTGCTGGAGCTGTTGGCCATGGCAACGAACCCTCACTGCAAGTTCCACATATACAATGGCACTCGGCCTTCTGAATCTGTCCCAGCCGGGGCACAGCTTGCTGACGATGAGCTCTTTGCCCGACCACCGGATCCTCGCTCTCCTAAG GGCTGGTTGGTGGACTTGATAAACAAGTTTGGCACGTTAAATGGTTTTCAAATTTTGCACGATCGCTTCATGAGTGGCCAAGCACTGAACGTCCAGATCATCGCTGCACTTATAAA ACCTTTTGGCCAGTGTTACGAGTTCCTCACATTGCACACTGTAAAGAAGTACTTCCTTCCAGTCATTGAGATGGTTCCCCAGTTTCTAGAGAATCTGACAGATGAGGAGTTGAAAAAAGAGGCCAAGAATGAAGCCAAAAACGACGCACTGTCCATGATAATCAAGTCTCTGAAGAATCTGGCCTCCCGAGTACCTGGGCAGGAGGAGACTGTGAAGAATTTAGAAATTTTTAGGTTAAAAATGATACTTAG gtTATTGCAAATTTCTTCTTTTAATGGCAAAATGAATGCACTAAATGAAGTTAATAAGGTAATCTCTAGTGTGTCCTACTACACTCATCGGCAtaacccagaggaggaggaatggctGACTGCTGAACGCATGGCG GAGTGGATCCAACAGAACCACATCCTGTCTATTGTGCTGCGTGACAGTTTGCATCAGCCACAGTATGTTGAGAAACTGGAGAAGATCCTTCGCTTTGTCATCAAAGAGAAGGCTCTGACGATGCAGGACCTGGACAACATCTGGGCAGCGCAG GCTGGCAAACATGAGGCAATTGTAAAAAATGTACATGACCTGCTGGCAAAGCTGGCCTGGGACTTCTCACCAGAGCAGCTTGACCACCTATTTGACTGTTTCAAG GCAAGCTGGACCAATGCTAGCAAAAAGCAGCGTGAGAAACTGTTGGAACTCATCAGACGCTTGGCTGAAGATGATAAAGATGGGGTGATGGCCCACAAGGTCTTGAACCTGTTGTGGAATTTGGCACACAGTGATGACGTACCTGTAGATATCATGGACCAAGCTCTTAGTGCTCACATCAAAATACTAGACTACAGTTGCTCTCAG gacagagacacacagaagaTTCAATGGATAGATCGTTTCATAGAGGAGCTACGAACCAATGACAAGTGGGTGATTCCTGCCCTGAAGCAAATCAGAGAAATCTGCAGCCTCTTTGGTGAAGCCCCACAAAACCTCAG tcaaACCCAGAGAAGTCCTCATGTCTTTTACCGCCATGACCTTATCAACCAGCTTCAACACAACCATGCTCTGGTGACCCTGGTCGCTGAAAATCTTTCAGCTTACATGGAAACAATGAGGCAGTTGTCTAAAG AAGAACAAGCTGAGTTTGACCCTCAGACAGTCAGGCCAGGTAGCCGCTACAGCCATGTCCAGGAAGTCCAAGAACGACTTAACTTTTTGAG GTTCCTGCTAAAAGATGGCCAGTTGTGGTTGTGTGCCCCTCAAGCTAAGCAGATCTGGAAGTGTTTGGCTGAGAAtgcagtgtttttgtgtgatcGTGAGGCCTGCTTCAAGTG GTACTCCAAGCTCATGGGAGATGAGCCAGACCTGGATCCAGACATAAATAAGGACTTTTTTGAAAACAATGTCCTGCAGTTGGACCCTTCTCTATTAACAGAGAACGGCATGAAGTGCTTTGAGAGGTTCTTCAAGGCTGTCAACTGCAGGGAAGGCAAGCTGGTAGCAAAGCGCAGGGCCTATATGATGGATGATCTAGAGCTAATAGGCCTTGATTACCTCTGGAGG GTGGTAATACAAGGAAGTGATGACATTGCAAGCAGAGCCATAGATTTGCTAAAGGAGATCTACACCAATCTTGGACCAAAACTGCAAGTCAATCAG gTTGAAATTCACGAAGATTTCATCCAGTCATGTTTTGACCGTCTGAAGGCGTCCTATGACACCCTGTGTGTGTTAGATGGAGACAAAGACAGTATCAACTGTGCTCGTCAAGAGGCTATTCGCATGGTGCGAGTTCTCACTGTGCTTAAAGAGTACATCAATGAATGTGACAGTGACTACCACGAGGAGAGGACTATACTGCCCATGTCAAG AGCTTTCCGTGGGAAACATATCACTTTGATCATTCGTTTCCCAAACCAGGGGCGTCAGGTAGATGATTTGGATATCTGGTCACACACAAATGATACAATAGGCTCAGTACGGCGCAACATCCTGAACAGAATCAAGGCCAATGCTGCTCATACCAAAATTGAGCTATTTATTGGTGGAGAGGTTGTTGACCCCGCCGACGACAGGAAGCTGATTGGACAGCTCAATTTGAAAGACAAAACG CTGATTACAGCCAAGCTGACCCAGGTGAGTACCAACATGCCCTCCAGTCCAGACAGCTCCTCTGACTCATCTACTGGGTCCCCTGGCAACCATGGAAACCACTACAGTGATGGGCCCAACCCAGAAGTAGAAAGTTGTCTTCCTGGTGTG ATTATGTCCTTGCATTTGCGATACATCTCCTTCCTTTGGCAAGTAGCTGATCTGGGCTGCAACCTCAACATGCCACTACTTCGAGATGGAGCTCGGGTTCTTATGAAACTTATGCCCCCAG ATAACACTACAGTAGAAAATCTCAGAGCCATATGTTTGGACCATGCAAAACTTGGAGAGAACAGTCTCAGTCCATCACTTGACTCGAGATTTTTTGGACCTTCGCCTTCACAAGTCCTCTACCTCATAGAG GTTGTGTATGCTTTACTGATGCCAGCCAGTGCCACTCTGGGCGAGGACGCCAGTGATTTTCAGTACAACTTCTTAAAAAGTGGTGGCCTTCCCCTGGTATTGAGCATGCTTACCAGGAACAACTTCCTCCCTTCTGCAGATATGGAAACTCGGCGTGGGGCTTACCTCAATGCACTTAAAATTGCaaagctcctcctcacagctgtaGGATTTGGACATGTCAAAGCTGTAGCTGAAGCCTGCCAACCCAGTGCTGATGGAAATATTCCCGTGTCACCGGTGAGGCAACTG ATAAATCAAGCTACTCACGACCAGGCTCTGGTCCTCCAGAATGCCTTACAAAACATCCCCAACCCTGCATCAGAATGCATGCTGCGCAATGTAGCCATCCGCCTGGCCCAACAGATATCTGATGAG AGCTTTTTCCAGGCATCAAAGTACATCCCAGATATATGTGTGATTCGTGCAGTTCAGAAAATAGTGTGGGCGTCAGGCTGCGGTACAATACAGCTTGTCTTCAGTTCAAATGAAGAAATTAGCAAGATATACGAGAAG ACAAATGCAGCTAAGGAGCCGGATGGAGAAGACGAGCAGGTGTGCTGCGAGGCCCTGGAAGTAATGACATTATGCTTTGCCCTCACGCCCACAACTCTGGACACACTCAGTAAGGAGAAGGCTTGGCAGACTTTTATCATAGACTTGCTTCTGCACTGCCACAGCAA ATCTGTACGTCAGATGGCACAGGAACAGTTTTTCCTAATGGCAACTCGATGTTGCATGGGTCATCGACCCCTGCTGTTCTtcatcaccctcctcttcactgTGCTAGGG AGTACAGCCAAAGAGCGCGCCAAACATGCTGGGGACTACTTCACCTTACTCAGACATCTTTTGAACTATGCCTATAATAGCAACATCAACCTTCCAAATGCTGAAGTGCTCCTCAACAATGAAATTGACTGGCTGAAAAGGATACGG GATGAGGTTAAACGGACGGGAGAGACTGGTGTTGAAGAGACCATCTTGGAGGGACACCTTGGAGTCACAAAGGAGCTTTTAGCATTCCAGACACAGGAGAAGAAATATTACATTGGCTGTGAAAAGGGGGGAGCAAATCTCATTAAG GAGTTGATTGATGACTTCATCTTCCCGGCGTCCAATGTTTACCTTCAGTACATGAAAAGTGGAGAGTTTCCCACCGAGCAGGCCATCCCAGTCTGCAGCACCCCTGCTTCTATCAATGCTGGCTTTGAACTATTGGTAGCATTGGCAGTAGGCTGTGTCCGTAACCTCAAGCAAATAGTTGATACCCTGACTGACATGTACTACTTGG gtTGTGAGACACTAACAGAATGGGAGTACTTGCCTCCAGTTGGGCCACGGCCTAATAAAGGCTTTGTGGGACTGAAGAATGCTGGGGCCACCTGTTACATGAACTCAGTCATTCAGCAGCTATACATGATCCCTCCCATCCGCAATGGCATCCTCGCCATCGAGGGGACGGGCACTGATGTGGATGATGACATGTCTGGAGAtgagaagcaggaaaatgag AGTAATGTGGATCCTCGGGATGAAGTATTCAGCTACCACCATCAATTTGATGATAAACCCTCCAGTAAGTCAGAAGACAGGAAAGAATACAACATCGGGGTATTGCGGCATCTGCAAGTCATTTTTGGACATTTGGCCGCCTCACGGCTGCAGTACTATGTTCCAAGGGGGTTCTGGAAACAGTTCAG attGTGGGGTGAGCCAGTGAACCTGCGAGAGCAACATGATGCCCTCGAGTTTTTCAACTCTCTGGTAGACAGTTTAGATGAAGCCCTGAAAGCCCTGGGCCACCCTGCCATGCTCAGCAAGGTGCTGGGAGGATCATTTGCTGACCAAAAGATTTGTCAGGGGTGCCCACACAG GTACGAGTGTGAGGAGTCATTCACAACTCTGAATGTAGACATCAGAAACCACCAGAACCTGTTGGATTCCATGGAGCAATATGTTAAAGGAGATTTGCTGGAGGGAGCCAACGCTTACCACTGTGAAAAGTGTAATAAGAAG GTGGATACGGTGAAGCGCCTCCTGATTAAGAAGCTGCCACCTGTCCTGGCTATTCAACTGAAGCGCTTTGACTATgactgggagagagagtgtgccATCAAGTTTAATGACTACTTTGAGTTCCCCAGGGAGCTGGACATGGAGCCATACACTGTAGCAGGTGTGGCCAAGCTCGAGGGAGACGACGTTAACCCGGAGAATCAGGTCATCCAACAGAATGAGCCCTCTGAACCGACACCTTCAGGGAGCTCCAAGTATCGTCTGGTGGGAGTGCTGGTACACTCAGGACAGGCCAGCGGTGGGCACTATTATTCCTACATAATTCAGAGGAACGGAGGAGATGGTGAGAAAAACCGCTGGTACAAATTTGATGACGGCGACGTGACTGAGTGCAAGATGGACGatgaggaggaaatgaagaaccaATGTTTTGGAGGAGAGTACATGGGCGAGGTGTTTGATCacatgatgaagaggatgtCATATCGAAGACAGAAACGGTGGTGGAATGCCTACATCCTGTTTTATGAGAGAATGGACTCACTTGACAAGGACAACGAGATTGTGAAATACATCTCTGATTTGACCATCTCCGCCACAAAACCTCATCAGGTCAAGATGCCTGGTGTCATCGAGTGCAGCGTCCGCAAGCAGAACGTCCAGTTCATGCATAATCGAATGCAATACAGCCTGGAATATTTCCAGTTCATTAAGAAACTTCTGACCTGTAACAGTGTCTATTTAAACCCTCCTCCAG GACAAGATCATCTTCTCCCAGAAGCTGAGGAAATTGCAATGATCAGTGCTCAGCTTGCTGCCAGGTTCCTCTTCAGTACAGGTTTTCACACCAAAAAAGTCGTGCGGGGCCCTGCCAGTGACTG GTATGATGCCCTCTGCATCCTGCTGAGACACAGTAAGAATGTACGCTTCTGGTTTGCACACAACGTTTTGTTTGCGTACCCTAACCGCTTCTCGGAGTACCTGCTGGAGTGCCCCAGCGCTGAGGTCCGTGGTGCTTTTGCCAAGCTCATCGTCTTCATAGCTCACTTTTCCCTGCCAGACGGCTCGTGCCCCTCCCCGACAGCCTCACCCGGACCTTCTGCTCAG GGTTGTGATAACCTCAGTTTAAGCGACCACCTGTTGAGAGCCGTACTCAACCTGCTCCGAAGAGAGGTTTCCGAACACGGCCGTCACCTGCAGCAGTACTTCAACCTCTTTGTCATGTATGCCAACCTCGGTAAGGAGCTCGCGTTGGGTCACTCAGCCGCCACGACCACCTGCTCCTCCGTGAATT gCCTGGCAGAGAAGACCCAGCTCTTGAAGCTGAACGTTCCAGCTACTTTCATGTTGGTCGCCCTGGATGAAGGTCCTGGCCCCCCAATTAAATACCAGTATGCTGAGCTGGGAAAACTCTACACTGTGGTCTCCCAGCTCGTGCGCTGCTGTGACGTGTCCTCGCGCATGCAGTCGTCCATAAATG GAAATCCTCCGCTCCCGAACCCATACGGGGACACCAACCTCACAGCTCCGGTGATGCCTGTGCAGCCACTGGTGGCAGAGATCCTGTTTGTGAGGACCAGCTATGTGAAGAAGATCATCGAGGATTGCAGCAACTCTGAGGAGACGGTGAAGCTGCTTCgcttcagctgctgggagaACCCTCAGTTCTCCTCCACCGTGCTCAGTGAGCTGCTCTGGCAG GTCGTACGTGTGCAGGTGGCCTACTCTTACACCTACGAGCTGAGGCCCTACTTGGACCTGCTGCTCCAGATTCTGCTGATTGAGGACTCCTGGCAGACGCACAG GATCCACAACGTGTTGAAGGGCATACCGGATGACAGAGATGGGCTCTTTGATACCATCCAGCGCTCAAAGAACCACTACCAGAAACGCGCCTACCAGTGCATCAAGTGCATGGTGGCGCTCTTCAGCAACTGTTCTGTGGCCTACCAGATCTTACAG AGTAATGGTGACCTGAAACGGAAGTGGACCTGGGCGGTGGAGTGGTTAGGGGACGAGCTGGAGAGGAGGCCTTATACTGGGAACCCTCAGTACACCTACAACAACTGGTCACCTCCAGTTCAGAGCAACGAGACCTCCAACGGCTACTTCCTGGAGCGCTCTCACAGCGCTCGCATGACATTGGCCAAAGCTTGTGAACTTTGTCCTGAAGAG GAGCCTGATGAGCAGGAGGCGCCTGATGATCAGGACACCTCCCCTCCTGAAGACACCTCTCTGTATCCACATTCTCCTGGGACAACCCAGTTTCAGCAG AACAACCACCCCCATGGGCAACCTTACACTGGTCCTGCTGCTCAGCACATGAACAACCCCCAGCGTCCTGGTCCTGCTTCTGCCCCGACTCCTGGCCCCAACCAGAACCCAACCccaaacccgaacccgaacccgaacccaaccctcACCCCTGCTAGCACCACTCCCGCACCAGGGCCACGAGCACAAGAAAACTGGGAGAGCACCGAGGAGGTCGCTCCTGCCCCGACCACGATACCAGCGCCCGCGCCACCGAaagaataa